The Streptomyces sp. NBC_00435 nucleotide sequence CGTCCTCACCCAGTCCGGCCATGGCCCACCGTACGGAGGAAGCACGTATGAATCGCTCGCCCGACTCCTTCCGGCTCCTCCCCGGCTCCGGCACCTCGCCGGTGATCCTGCACGTGCCGCACTCCTCGCGCGTGGTGCCGGAGCCCGTCCGCGACGGCATCGTGCTGGACGGAGGGGAGCTCGGTCAGGAGCTGGACCACATCACCGACTCGCACACCGCGGACATCGCCGCAGCGGCCGCGGCGTTGTGCGCCGTCACGCCGTGGCAGTTCGTCAACGGGCTGTCCCGCCTCGTCGTCGACCCCGAGCGCTTCCCCGACGAGCGCGAGGAAATGCTGGCCGCGGGCATGGGAGCGGTGTATACGCGCACCACGCGGGGGGAGCGCCTGCGCCCGGACGGCTTCGACGGCCGCCCCTTGATCGACCGCTACTTCCACCCCTACGCGGACGCGATGACGAAGGCCGTGGAGGACCGGTTGCGGGCTGTCGGACGAGCTGTGATCATCGACGTCCACTCGTACCCGACGGAGCCGCTCCCCTACGAGCTGCACGGCGACGGCCCCCGCCCGCCGATCTGCCTGGGTACGGACCCCTTCCACACCCCGGCCGGCCTCCTCTCCTCGGCCGAGAAGGCGTTCGCGGGTTTCGGCGGCGTGGGACTCGACACCCCCTTCGCCGGCACGTACGTACCGCTGAAGTACTACGGCGAGGACGACAGGGTCGGTGCCCTGATGGTCGAGATCCGGCGGGACACGTACATGTCCGAGCCGGGTGGTCCCGCCGGCCCCGGCCTCGACGCCCTGGCGGCCTCGCTGGCAGATCTCGTGGACGGCCTGCCGTCCTGGGGGGCGGGTGGCCGGGGCCGTTGGCCGTGACCGGCCAAGTGATCCGGACGGCCCGTCCGGCTTCCCGGTCGGGGGCGGAGTGGTCCTCAATCCCGACGGCCAAGGGCTGGTCCGCCGTCGAGCCCCCTGGCGCCGGACAGCGGCACGGTGGGACGGAGGCGGACCCTACCCGGTGCCCGGGGGTAGCCCCTCCGGTGATCACTTGGGTAGAGTCGATTTCAGGTTTCCTGTTACTGGGGGTGGTGGGGCCGTGATCGAACTCGGTGTGTTCCTCGGCGTGATAGGCCTGGCAGCGCTGTGGATGGTGCGGATCCTGCTGCGGCGGGGGAAGCGGCGTACGGAAACCGCGGAGGGCCTTCGCATCGAGCAGGCCCGCAGGGAACAGGCCGCCAGCGACCGGAGTTCCTACGGGTCGTTCGCCGTCCACAACACCCCGATGAACGGTCAGCGGTACAGGCCGTAGCCCGGGCCCTGACCCGGTTGTCTCCGTACACTGACGGGCATGGCATGCCGCATCAGTGAGCTGGTCGTCGACGCCGCCGATCCCGAGCGGCTCGCCGCGTTCTGGGGCGAGGTACTCGGCTACGTCGAACTCGGCCGGGAGGACGACGGAAGCATCG carries:
- a CDS encoding N-formylglutamate amidohydrolase: MNRSPDSFRLLPGSGTSPVILHVPHSSRVVPEPVRDGIVLDGGELGQELDHITDSHTADIAAAAAALCAVTPWQFVNGLSRLVVDPERFPDEREEMLAAGMGAVYTRTTRGERLRPDGFDGRPLIDRYFHPYADAMTKAVEDRLRAVGRAVIIDVHSYPTEPLPYELHGDGPRPPICLGTDPFHTPAGLLSSAEKAFAGFGGVGLDTPFAGTYVPLKYYGEDDRVGALMVEIRRDTYMSEPGGPAGPGLDALAASLADLVDGLPSWGAGGRGRWP